The genomic window CGATAACCTGCAATCCATCGatcaaaaaaacaaagaaacttACAATCATGTTataatcatcatataagtcaATGATTCGACAATATAGACCATAAagtaaaaagaaacaagaattTTCCTAATATAACAGACAGAATATTTCTGATTAAGATCTTACAGGTAAATCATTTCCGGAGTTGGCGATTAAAAGATTTGAAGTACTGACACCCAACAGATGTCCTTCTTCATCCTTTAACTAGCAACCAACATGATAGAGTTAGAAAAGATCTTTGGCAATACcaagattttgttgaaattattttttgttacctTTGATATTATTTCAATTAGCTCAGAGTATGTTACATCGTTTATAGAAGGTAAGTCATTAGCAGCCAAAACGACCTGCATTGAAGCAATtagaaatttcaaaaacttttaaaaatggACTATGAATCATGTCTTCTACAAACAAGAGTTCAACGGATCTAattaaactacttaaaacaaattaaaaaatctgaaGTTCCTCTAAGTTCCTTATAAAGCAAAATGAATTCCAGGTTTTTCAACACATTGATCTATTGTGTTCAATATTAAAAATGCTACCATTATCCTCCTCATCCTTCCCCCACTGCTAAGACACAAAATTGCAAGCATAAAACATGTAATATGTAAATGCGtcatatgaaaagaaaaaaaagaagctacATAATTACGTGATTCGACAGCTGTTGCCTCTGTCCACAAACATAGACACTTCAACAAAAGAacatataactttgttttagcAATTGGTTTCAAACATCCAGACCAGAAAACACGGTTGAAAGAGAAATAAATTGAAGTGTGCAAACCTGACTCCCACGCCGAAGGAGCTCCCTTGCAAATGGTaaaatacctaaaataatatCTGCACCAGAGTTATCAACAAATATGATAACCTGccatgaaaaagaaattgattatGACACTACCCTTGGAAAAAATACGTCAGAAAACATAAAGTGCGTTATAAGAATTGTATATTTCTTTAGCAATATGATACTTGCCTTCTTCCAGGACTTCTTGCTCCATCTCATTTTCAAAGTGTCAAGGTCATCAATAATCCATGGTCGAGGGAGAAGAGTTTCACAAGTAACAGAAAACGACATTCCATCCCTTGAGAAAGCTTCAGCAAGCTTCAAGAAATTGATGGAAGAACAAGTAGCACATAAACTACAAGTTACAACTACTTATATATAATCCTACAAACTTTGGCATATAAACAATGGTTGTACTGAATCAACTCTCCATATAGTATGGTTGTACTGAAATCAACTGTCAGCTACCGTTACGCCAGAAATGACCAAATTTACATATGAAAAATCAATCTACCTGGGGTGAACCAAGATCAAATATGTTCCCTGCAAAAATTCCTCTAACTAAATTCTCAAGTCGCTTGCTTTCATCTTCAATGGCATCATTAAGGCGAACAACATTCTCAAATAGGGAGATGGCCTTTGCATTCTCTTCATCCTGTTTTATCCAATCATAAATGAATTACAAATCAAGGCCAAAATTATAAAactacataattttttttttgaaggattttATAAAACTACATAATTGATTGATAGTCAAGAATCAAGATAACACACCATCTCCTCTCTTGTTGACATCGAAAACTAATGGTGTTAAATTTTTTCAGCTTTGGCTAATAAATGAATGTAATTAAATTTCCCTATATTCTTAGTGCAAGATGTTAAATTACTTCAACCCAATAatcagatatatatatatatatatatatatatatatatatatatatatatatatatatatatatatatatatatatatatacacatactATCCTTCTGCATTTTAGCTTAATGGTACTGGCATACAGAACATAGAACCGCAGATTGTTCGCTTAAACTTACCTTGACTTTCTTGAAGATGTCTCTGAATCCCAGTTCTTTAAGGACTTGCTCGCGAAGTCGGCATAGAAGCTGGAACCAACACCCCAGAAACAaagagaaataaagaaaaaccATAGAAGGGGGAAATCAGACATATACcaaacattttatattttcgtatttttctCTTTTGCATATAAATTCAGCTTTGGAACATACAAGGATATCAAGAGGATTCCCATGACTTGCAGGATCTTTCTTCAAATCTTCAAGTATTTTAGCATACCTGTTTAAAAGAAATGAACCAACAGAAGATGCAATATTGCAATTAACAACAATTTGAATTACTTGGGATAAAGACAGTACAATCCTGATGCTCATAAGAAATATTTTGCCTTCATAACGATTTCAAAAACTATGCTGAtgcttttaataaaaaaagtataaaaaaatatagcttTCTCATGCATGAAACCGTTCGAAGTGAACAAAAAGGGAAGAGAGAAGTAACAACAGACCACCTAACCTTTGAGCAAAAATTTCAGCTTTATTTGCAGCATCAGGAACAGAAGTATCACTTTCAGCACGCTTCCTGTAccaaattaaagataaaaattgagataaaaaagaaacattgAAATAATAGAATCCTTGCAATAATATAAGAATCACATTTCGCTAAAACATAATTCATCCACATCAATGTTTTTAATCCTTAGACAGtaaaaatactatatattttaGTTCTGGGATGAACCAAATTATAAAAGAGAATTTATAAAAGAGGATTGTGAACCACATATGCAAAAAATGTTAAAttgcttcttttcttttaatGAGCATAGAAAATAGAACCACACCCCAGATTCTATACCtagaattataatttttgtttatcaaATAAAAGATTAAGATACGTTATGAATGAAGAACCTTGAGCCACATACATACATGCCCCAAATTTGTTTTgagagaaataaaattaaatgtatgTTTGATTTCACATTTCAATGAGGCTAGAATTTGAAGCTTTTGCCTTTACAATTGATTTTTAGTCTCGAATTTATCGATCAACCAACTTTTACACATAAATGTATCCAAGCATAGATCATTGTACATTCAACTCAATTTTAGACGGAATCAATATTTGTCATCGGCATCGCAGAACCAAAACCAATCATACAGAAGGAGAGGACATACTTGTAAGAGGGGATACCACTGAATAGGAGATTAATCCAAGAAAACTCGGTGGGAGTAGGGACAGTTGGGTCGTCAGAAGGGAACCTCCAAGGAATGGTGCATGCAGTGTAATTGGTAGTATCAGTATCATCCATCAACAATGGGAATCTTACAAACTTTGACGTACTACTCTCCATCGCTTCTTCTTCTGTTATAAATAGATGTATATATGTCAATTCAGCtacaatgtaattttattttattttggtttttaaaCCTCTAGTTCCCGGGGAAGGGGGTCTGGTAATCCAGaattcggccgcgaggtaagtaaagtctgaccaatgTAATTTACTGAGAAAAAAAAGAGTCATAACAAAAGGGtgctaataaaataaatacaatagaAAATTAGCAAGTTATATTAGTTTCATTGAGGCTTTTCATCATACAGTTTACATACATTAACATATTATAACAATTAATGATACCTAGTGTTATGGAGTGGTGATTGGATTGTGCTGATTGATGAATGAAAGTGTTTCGGGAAAGAGACTTAACCCTGCAGTTTGTTGAGACAGCAGCATATGAATGGATTGCAGCGGGAATATTATTCCAACCGCGGCACCTATTATGAGTTTGAATTGGTGATATTGTAAATGCTTTCACTTTCTCCATTcaattaactaactaactaactaactgatgctatttaatattttcaatgtatattaaatgaaatgaaattgtaTGGTTTATAggagtattatattattattattattattattattattgagttAGTGtttgattaatttgaatttgaagcaATATTTGTGGTGTGTATTAATTTAAGATTTGAGACTAAAACATGTCCACTATTTTAGGATAATAGATTGGAATGGAAAGCCAGAGACATACATACATACCTGGAGTGTAAAACAGCTTAATGGTGATGGCTCAGTGGTGGTTGATCATGAGTGGTTAACTGGCTATTAATATGGAAACATTCACTGCATTCATAAGGTTTCTAGGAAACTTGAGAGGAGAATCAGCACCATCAAAAGAGAGAGTTCAAAATGGGGTTTTGGGTTGAGACTTTTGTGGTGTGGATCTAGGATTGGAAAACACATTCTAAATATTTTGGTAGTAATTATTGGATTTGTTCAAAAATCATCCATTcaaaaatcatatatatgttatgagagagaaagaagagagatAACATGGTAGGTGGTTATGACAAAATTGGCCTTTTAACTGAATGAAAGTGAATTTATGATTGTTTTTTAAGCTGGAGAATCCAAATTTGTAATTATCGAGgtttttcaccatcagttgaatctggttcgggtcagttctggcataaAGTTGTTTcagccccccccccccctctctatcgtagttgtggggatcgaaccgcagtcctccctaccaagttcagcgtcaatcaccactgaaccaactaacgattggtgtAATTGTCGAGGTTGAAAGAAGGTAAATTAGAGAAATTAGGGATTATTCTTGGTGAACATTGGAACTAATTTTTTGCTCACTTTTGCAACTCTCCTATTGTAAATGAAAGAGACATGGTAGAAATTAGGGTTTACTCATTTTGAGCTCTTGAAGTTAATTTcttataacttttttatatCTCTTGTTAAAGACTCATTGATAGTTGATCGGTTTTAATTTGTGCAAAACTGGTTAAAGAGTAATTGTGTTTATTCCTCTACTCTATTCATCTTTGCCTTTGGattgactatttttttctttacacaTACTATGATCATAGATTTGTTCTagtttttttgacacaaatttgTTCTAGGTTGAATCTCTATTACTAAGGGGTTTTCTCTTTGTTGTTGCCCCTGATTTTTATCTCCTTGTTGGCATATTTGAGAGTTGCTTTCTTTTCTGAGGCTTGTAATTTTCTCTTGTTTGTTTAATTGTGTCGGCAAAAACTAGATTCAAAATCTCTATAACAGGGAATTATTTCACCCAACAATTTGTTTGGGGGATATCCTTCTTTTCCACCAAAAAATGCCGAAAGTGCTAGCTAGGAAGGACGCCATGActagggttcgaaccccgagtCCCTCacttgtgtgtgagtttatgaCGACTTTGCCATTTCATGTATGTatcagaagaaagaaagaaaaaagtattgattaaattaactaatgtatttttaatttattaatagtTTTAGATTCTAGTTACGATGCTTcagaagaataaaaaaagaatCTAGTTATGGTGATGATGTAACCAGTTATAGCTACAGAAACATTATAATCATCAATTAATTAGTTAGATTAAgaatacatacatacatatttatGATATTAAAAAATGCAGAGTGACCTTTTATGAACAAGAGAAGGTAAAACTAAGAAACTGATATGCAAATTCTTTCTTTAACAACAGAATAATTTGTTTAAAGTTACATTTCACATCACATTCACTCACACTTAATTATAGCAACCATATATATTAGAATTCTTAACAAGGACACAAATAATGGCACAACAAGTATCCTACATCTAACTTCTACAATAATGAGTAAAAACAATGCTAGAGATGAACAAAACAACCGCGTGGAAAACTAACAAACCGATTAACATCTAACACTAAAGATGATTGCAACTTTTGACACATGACATACCACGATTCTGTCGTGGTAAGTTAATTTTGACAGCATCAGTAAAATATGAGGTTGATTTGAGTCAAGCATTTGATTGGCTATTGTTAGAGTCCTTTTCAGGTAAAGGATCTCTGTCGTCCGCAGATGAGTTGTTCCTAGAATCTTGAACATTGTTGTTGAAAGAAACGATATTCTCTTCTTGAAATGCACCAGGTGTCATAATAGGTTTCACTCCGCCAAAACTTACTTCGTTTGCCATATGATGATTAAGGTGCGGAGGAGGATTATTATGTGTAATAGTTGATATATTATGTTCCACCCTTGGCTTCTTGCTCTTGTGCTCTAGATGGTTAGTAGGAAGAAAACTTCCTACAACAACCTGATGCATGCACAAGATAGTGAGCGTTAGAAAGAGACTTTTTGAGTGAGTGTTGCTAGCGCTTTTCTTTTATGAAACATATTGCTGGAGTTTACCTGCACAGGACCAGAAGCTATAAGCAAACCAGCGAGTCCACCGCCCAATACTCGACCATCTGGACCTGCCAAAGAGACGCTCATCCCACCAGATCTGCTTCTTGTAATTCCATTATCGGTTGGCATAAAGGAACCAGACAAGGAAAGAATCTCAAACCGTCCCTGTAAAAGCACCCGGTTTGAAGTATCAACATATTTATCCATTCACTAAGGACATAAATGAAACTGGATGATAAATGCAGCACATAAAGGAGCCTTCCCTTTATGGgaagttaaaataaaatcaatattcGATATCTAGAATCAATACATCAATAAATAGAACATAACAAACGGTGCTGCATACAAACCGAGGGCATTGTGGTACAAACAATTCAATATGATTGAGCAACAAATGACGGAACTCTTTCTTTTCTATGCAGATGACATGAGATTGAACTCACCTCGTATGTTAAAGTACCCCCTGAAGAAGTCGATTGACGAAGTGTAACATTTGAAATTGTTCCAGTTGCAGAGAGAATGCATATAGCACGTGATCCTTGTTGGGAGGACATAATTTTCATAGTAACATCCTGAGACAGAACATGGAAAATCACAAACAAATGAACAAGTggaacaccaaaaataaaattcaaaatctacAATATAGGGTAAAAAATTTACTTCAATAATTATGACAACATACACAACTACTAGATCCATAAAATAGTTAAATACCATCACATCACTATTACATATTGCAATAACTGTATTTCTACATTAGTATAACAATTAAACAATGGAAATAAGTTAATATTATATTCATAATTCAAACACATTTGAGCCACTCATGTAGCTGTTATCAATAGAATTTAACAATATTATCCAATTGGTTATCTTCATTCCACGACGCACTTACATAAAGTACAACGAtgtgcatatataatatatgcaCAGAAACACGCGTAAATGAGATGAACAATAACATAAAAGAGGTACAGAAACATCTATATCGGATATGAACAACATTATATGTACCGAAGTTATTTAAATTTCAGAGATGTGATTGGTTTGGTTTCCTTTTTTCACTTCATCACGAAACTGTCCTAATGAAATTTGCATTTTAAGTATAAGCAAAACGAATGTACTTTAATTGTGTTTCAAATACATGAACTTCAGGATATAAACCTAAAAGTAAATGGACAGATTACCTCGCCAGAATTCACTGTAAGCACATAAGCCGTGAAGTTGGAACCTACTGAGTATGCAATTCCCTCATTAACACCTACACCTACATAACATACATATAAGCAAGATCATTAGATGGAGATAGACAGGAAACGCAAGAATTTATTAATGAAATTCTAGAGAGGAACTTCATTTTTagttcacaaaaataaaacaaagcaaCAACCAgttcattaattatttaatagaAACAAAAAGTAAAAGCAGACAGTAATTTTAGCATGAAGATTCATTCATTAAGCAACATTTGAAGTCTTAATTCCACCTCAGTTCATATAGTATTTAATTAGACAGCTCACTCAACATCCTCGTGCGTCCCATCATTACATACTACATAGACATGTAGTAGTAAAAAGCTACCCTATTATAGCCGTAATTTCAGATTCTTTTTACCCTGGATTAACACGGTCCCATTatttaaaacattattttaGGTATTTTCTTCTAATATTATATAGGGATATAAACATCAAATTTTAATGTTCGGTTATATAAAGCCTTTAGATACTTAAACATCAAATTCTAATATAGGGGTATAAACACCAAATTGTAATGTTTTAGTTTACATTGAGCCTTTAAATGCTTAAACTTATTTGTTTTGAGTTTTCTtggtatttttgtttttttggtacaaagtttTCTTGGTATTAACTCCTatgttttatttactttttattgttatttaagAATATTTCGTGAATTTTGAGTATTGTTTTATTTACCAgcatttatatattgttttatttactttttattgttatttaagaatatatatttaataaatatgtgTAATTCAGAATAGCAGTCTTGCCCCTATGGCATGTTTGAGGTCAGCCGATATGCGTCACTATCGTGGATTGATAACTATGCCACAATGACAAACTGGGGAAAACATGtgaatgttaaaaaaaaaaaagaaaaaaaaaagggattgttttaacttttaagtgaTCTCATTAAAGTCTCTCATTTAGTAGCTCCTCTGAAAATTCTACCTAAAACCTTCACTGATACTACCATATTGTTTGATACTACCATTCTAAGAGACCGCTTAGTATCCACAATCatgtataaattaaaattttggaaatatttcgGATTGAAATTCCTGCGTTTGTAACCAATTATTAAAATCAGCCAACAAGGCAATTAGTAAGctgttaaaattaattattagattagattagatttagACCAATTCTACATGACAAACTAGAAAACTATTAGACTCATTCTAGCTGGTCCCTTCATTTACTCTGATGCATgcaatctttttcttcttctcataaAGGAAAATAAGGAGCACCATATGCTACcctaaacataaacaaaaactcACTTTCAACCACAAAAATATCCACATCCACCTCACAATTTGTATTCAGATCTGAAAAGGAATCTAAGCTAAGGGTCCACTCCCCCACCCCCCAAATATAAACACTGTTATGTTATCACAAAGGCACAAATACAAATTTCACAATAAAAACACAGATCAGAGAAAATTCTACCTCCTTATAAATCATAAGTCATAACTACaagcaaaattaaaatgaaaataaaataaaaaataaaataaaaattatgttattCCTCTATTTACAAGGAAAATGACAAGGGCCATTAAGCTATGTTAATTCATTGATTTATTATGAATTTTCAATCTCAATTCTTAAAAACTGCAAATGTAACAGTAAAAACAAAATCTTAATCTTAACAACATAAGTAACagtcaaacaaacaaacaaacaaaaaaattgtaaaacacAAGGACTTACTAAAATTAAAGgcttcaaaaaatttcaaagatcaAAGAGCTATAAATAGTACCTTGTCCAGGTGGACtttcaaaatcaaacttaaaagaTGATTTCTTGATAGATTCAACAGGCTTCCCTCTACCCCTTTTCCAAGCAGAGAACTCTCCAGTCAACGGAATCGACGATGAAATCGGCATAGGCGAAAGCGCTGTTATAGCCCCTGCTGCAGGCTTACCATCTGGTCCATACTTCCTTGGTCTCCCCCTCTTCTTTTTCAACGCCGGCACCGTCACCGGTGATGGCACCGTTGCCATGGAAAAATCTAAGTTGTTTTCAATCCTTGGAGCTGCTTGGAAACTCACTGGAACCTCGTTACCAACTACTGCATTCACAGCACCAAAATTCTctctttcttccatttttatGCAAATCACAGAAAATAAAAACACCCCAAAACTTCTAAATTTGACTTAAACCCTACCCATTGAAGATTCAAACGTTTTCATATCTTAATTACAgacaaaaaaatcagaaaaatatgaaatttttcaAAAGGGTCAAAAGTAAATTCAAAAAAACAGATTTGAGTGCAGAAAATTTTACAATCAAagattaaacttaaaaaaaaagagtaatttttgtATGAAACTGTAGAAGATAAAAACCTAGAAATGAAATTTCAACAGTTGAACTTCGTCACCGAGAAAATCGCAGCTCAAATCTGCACCATTGTAATGAACacaaaaaattttgaaattacCACGGAATTTTCGGAAAAAATTGTacaattacaaagaaaaaaaatacaaactttgGTTAAGAAAATCTGATAAGTGATTTGTGAATTTAGGGTTTTGGTGGAAAAGGTtgagtaaataaataaagttgataaaaaaatgtggaaaattaaataaatattaaaataaagtaattaaatattcggattttaattatgaattaatattttaattctaaaaTTGAAAGTATAAATTTTGGTTAAGAAAATGGTTCACGTCCGTCTTGGAAatttaataaagttgatttaATAAATGACTGTGAATGCAGATACTTAATttgaatacattaaaaaaataggtTGCATTTTTGAAAAGGAAAGAAATTGggtattttttaatataaattttcatttatttatttaaagtttttctttttttaaatattcaaaGCTGTAAAGTTAAGAATGGAACCATTACATTTTCTCAACTACTGACAAGTTCTTTGTCTTTTcagttaaattaaattaaagttgACTAAGAAAACTCTAATagatgaatttaaaagaaaaataaaaaataaagttttaattGCCCTTTTAGTTTGATGCATTTACAGAAATGCCACTGTAATTGTAAACGCGTGGTTCTTctttttgttcactttttcTTCACGCCTTCTGTTGAGTGTTGTTGACCACAAAGACTATGTCCTAAAATCCACTTTCTCCTTTTTAAtcatgaaaattaaaattaaaatgcatgAAAATATAAGTATAGATATGATGATATCATGGTTATGAGAAAATTGTGTTGAAATTTGGCAAACAAGTCATGTTATATTCTACAAGTTAATTATGATGCACAAAACCTTATTCCTTTGTAAATATTTCTCCACACTAAAGACAAAATGaatttcaattaattatttctCATAATTAAAGTCTTATTGTAAATATTAAGCTTTCAAGAATGTCTGAtggattagtaaaaaaaaaaatgactgtGGACTGTGGCACTATAATGAATCTTGAAATCAATAAGTAATTTGTGATAATACAGGACAAAAAAGTggcaaaagaaaagaaaaagtgagaGAATGATGAGTTAATTTGTAAGTAATTTGACGAGGAATACAATAATGAAAGGCGGAGTAATTCAAATCCATGATGaaatatttcaaattcattCAAAACAGTAATAAGAATATCCTTCATATAGGTGGATCCGATACAGCAAAGGCGATTTTCCAGATGAAACAATCAGAAAGAAATGATGAAAATTAAATCGCATTAGACCACTAAAATCTCGTTAATAGGTTTGTTCCACATCCTAGTCTACGTTTGCTGCTCGCAATGTACACAATCAGGAAGCCAATTACAATTGACTTATGATTATCCATCACAAGTATAAGTCTCATAGCCAATTACAATTGACTTATGGATTATGCATCACAGGTTACATAATCTCTTAGAAAACCAAAATAATCATGCTAACATATAATGAGCCAGTCTTCTTTCCTCGAAGGAATATTCAATCTCTTGAACTGGAGTCATGTCACATCCAAAAGGAGTTGACGAGGGAACTGGAGCCATGGCCTTATTCATCAAAACTGATGAAGGAACAGGAGTCAAAGCCATACTCATAGGAACTGATACGGTTGAAGGTGTTGCAGGGATAGGAATAGGCATGGCCTTTGGAGTTATATTCTCTAAATCAGTCGCAGTCATTGCCTTGCAGGGACTAGTGAAGGGCAGTGTTTTCTGTGTGCCAGGTTCATTTGCAGCATTTGCCACATTTGCTTTTGACGATACATTAGATGAGATGGAAGCAAAAGGTTGTCTTGTCAGAGGGGATTCCATGCCTTGAGCACTAGCAGCACCAAGTGAATGTTTTTGTACAGGAATGGCAGCAATATCCAGTCCTCTTCGAGCTGCACACagggaaaaaagaagaaaaaacacactCATTAGAGTTCTAAACCCATATGTTACACCAGAATGTGTGTGTATGAGTTATATACAAACATCAAGGAAATAGGTAAGCCAGATATATCAGCTGTGTGACTATGATTTCATCCTTCAATATAACACAAAGAAAATGCATGataatatttcataatatcCTTGATTCCTCATATATCCGTAACAGCTAATAtttcataataaatataaacaGATATCCAATTCATCATCTCTTATTATAACTTATTAAGCGAGGAATCTGCAACCACTAAAGTATAACCAAAAGTAGATTTTGAACAAACTACCTGGTGATAAACAGGAAGCACCATCATCCAAGTAACTTTGTTGCTCAAATTGAAGCACTTTGTCAGTCTTTCTCGTGGCACGTGAATTAGTAGCTTTTGAATCAGGTTTTGGAGTCTGAAGCATTGCTCCACCAAGAGAGACTCTTCTACTACCTGCACCTCAACAATCATCATCTCTTATTATTACTGTTATTAAGAGAGGAATTTGCAACCACGAAAGTATAACCAAAAGTAGAGTTTGAACAAACTAC from Trifolium pratense cultivar HEN17-A07 linkage group LG1, ARS_RC_1.1, whole genome shotgun sequence includes these protein-coding regions:
- the LOC123896943 gene encoding damage-control phosphatase At2g17340-like isoform X2, whose translation is MESSTSKFVRFPLLMDDTDTTNYTACTIPWRFPSDDPTVPTPTEFSWINLLFSGIPSYKKRAESDTSVPDAANKAEIFAQRYAKILEDLKKDPASHGNPLDILLLCRLREQVLKELGFRDIFKKVKDEENAKAISLFENVVRLNDAIEDESKRLENLVRGIFAGNIFDLGSPQLAEAFSRDGMSFSVTCETLLPRPWIIDDLDTLKMRWSKKSWKKVIIFVDNSGADIILGILPFARELLRRGSQVVLAANDLPSINDVTYSELIEIISKLKDEEGHLLGVSTSNLLIANSGNDLPVIDLTRVSQEIASHAIDADLVILEGMGRGIETNLYAQFKCDSMKIAMVKHPEVAEFLGSRMYDCLIKYNEI
- the LOC123896985 gene encoding AT-hook motif nuclear-localized protein 3-like, producing MEERENFGAVNAVVGNEVPVSFQAAPRIENNLDFSMATVPSPVTVPALKKKRGRPRKYGPDGKPAAGAITALSPMPISSSIPLTGEFSAWKRGRGKPVESIKKSSFKFDFESPPGQGVGVNEGIAYSVGSNFTAYVLTVNSGEDVTMKIMSSQQGSRAICILSATGTISNVTLRQSTSSGGTLTYEGRFEILSLSGSFMPTDNGITRSRSGGMSVSLAGPDGRVLGGGLAGLLIASGPVQVVVGSFLPTNHLEHKSKKPRVEHNISTITHNNPPPHLNHHMANEVSFGGVKPIMTPGAFQEENIVSFNNNVQDSRNNSSADDRDPLPEKDSNNSQSNA
- the LOC123896943 gene encoding damage-control phosphatase At2g17340-like isoform X1, translating into MEKVKAFTISPIQTHNRCRGWNNIPAAIHSYAAVSTNCRVKSLSRNTFIHQSAQSNHHSITLEEEAMESSTSKFVRFPLLMDDTDTTNYTACTIPWRFPSDDPTVPTPTEFSWINLLFSGIPSYKKRAESDTSVPDAANKAEIFAQRYAKILEDLKKDPASHGNPLDILLLCRLREQVLKELGFRDIFKKVKDEENAKAISLFENVVRLNDAIEDESKRLENLVRGIFAGNIFDLGSPQLAEAFSRDGMSFSVTCETLLPRPWIIDDLDTLKMRWSKKSWKKVIIFVDNSGADIILGILPFARELLRRGSQVVLAANDLPSINDVTYSELIEIISKLKDEEGHLLGVSTSNLLIANSGNDLPVIDLTRVSQEIASHAIDADLVILEGMGRGIETNLYAQFKCDSMKIAMVKHPEVAEFLGSRMYDCLIKYNEI